From Pongo pygmaeus isolate AG05252 chromosome 22, NHGRI_mPonPyg2-v2.0_pri, whole genome shotgun sequence, one genomic window encodes:
- the LOC129022364 gene encoding uncharacterized protein LOC129022364 isoform X3 — translation MANQRSASPACMSLYICSWLLHGTWSTATKQTTGPVTEKAEGSVEWEAPNLFSRRGMIGQDELQSYVHYLLACHLAVSPFWAVSRGGSSDQAGAEKHRQDEGTLARRQRGMPLPRVGRRTRSRQAARGHPECS, via the exons ATGGCAAACCAGCGTTCAGCCTCA CCAGCCTGCATGAGCCTCTACATTTGTTCCTGGCTTCTTCATGGAACTTGGTCTACAGCCACAAAGCAAACCACAGGGCCAGTGACAGAGAAGGCAGAGGGGAGTGTAGAGTGGGAAGCACCTAACCTGTTCTCAAGGAGG GGAATGATTGGCCAAGATGAGCTTCAATCATATGTCCACTACCTCCTGGCCTGCCACTTGGCTGTGAGTCCTTTCTGGGCAGTGTCCAGGGGCGGTTCCAGTGACCAGGCAGGTGCTGAGAAGCACAGGCAG GATGAGGGGACACTTGCCAGGAGACAGCGTGGGATGCCATTGCCTAGAGTTGGCAGAAGGACCAGGAGCAGGCAGGCAGCAAGAGGGCACCCAGAGTGCTCCTGA
- the LOC129022364 gene encoding uncharacterized protein LOC129022364 isoform X2 gives MVSLLLGQFWNSSGWPGLWIPSSLTWWTKEMQDNGKPAFSLIFSFPPLPHQPACMSLYICSWLLHGTWSTATKQTTGPVTEKAEGSVEWEAPNLFSRRGMIGQDELQSYVHYLLACHLAVSPFWAVSRGGSSDQAGAEKHRQDEGTLARRQRGMPLPRVGRRTRSRQAARGHPECS, from the exons ATGGTTTCCCTGCTCCTCGGGCAGTTCTGGAACAGTTCAGGATGGCCAGGACTGTGGATTCCCAGCAGTCTGACCTGGTGGACAAAGGAAATGCAAGACAATGGCAAACCAGCGTTCAGCCTCA tcttctcctttcctcccctgcCTCATCAGCCAGCCTGCATGAGCCTCTACATTTGTTCCTGGCTTCTTCATGGAACTTGGTCTACAGCCACAAAGCAAACCACAGGGCCAGTGACAGAGAAGGCAGAGGGGAGTGTAGAGTGGGAAGCACCTAACCTGTTCTCAAGGAGG GGAATGATTGGCCAAGATGAGCTTCAATCATATGTCCACTACCTCCTGGCCTGCCACTTGGCTGTGAGTCCTTTCTGGGCAGTGTCCAGGGGCGGTTCCAGTGACCAGGCAGGTGCTGAGAAGCACAGGCAG GATGAGGGGACACTTGCCAGGAGACAGCGTGGGATGCCATTGCCTAGAGTTGGCAGAAGGACCAGGAGCAGGCAGGCAGCAAGAGGGCACCCAGAGTGCTCCTGA
- the LOC129022364 gene encoding uncharacterized protein LOC129022364 isoform X1, with amino-acid sequence MVSLLLGQFWNSSGWPGLWIPSSLTWWTKEMQDNGKPAFSLIFSFPPLPHQPACMSLYICSWLLHGTWSTATKQTTGPVTEKAEGSVEWEAPNLFSRRGMIGQDELQSYVHYLLACHLAVSPFWAVSRGGSSDQAGAEKHRQQDEGTLARRQRGMPLPRVGRRTRSRQAARGHPECS; translated from the exons ATGGTTTCCCTGCTCCTCGGGCAGTTCTGGAACAGTTCAGGATGGCCAGGACTGTGGATTCCCAGCAGTCTGACCTGGTGGACAAAGGAAATGCAAGACAATGGCAAACCAGCGTTCAGCCTCA tcttctcctttcctcccctgcCTCATCAGCCAGCCTGCATGAGCCTCTACATTTGTTCCTGGCTTCTTCATGGAACTTGGTCTACAGCCACAAAGCAAACCACAGGGCCAGTGACAGAGAAGGCAGAGGGGAGTGTAGAGTGGGAAGCACCTAACCTGTTCTCAAGGAGG GGAATGATTGGCCAAGATGAGCTTCAATCATATGTCCACTACCTCCTGGCCTGCCACTTGGCTGTGAGTCCTTTCTGGGCAGTGTCCAGGGGCGGTTCCAGTGACCAGGCAGGTGCTGAGAAGCACAGGCAG CAGGATGAGGGGACACTTGCCAGGAGACAGCGTGGGATGCCATTGCCTAGAGTTGGCAGAAGGACCAGGAGCAGGCAGGCAGCAAGAGGGCACCCAGAGTGCTCCTGA